A stretch of the bacterium SCSIO 12827 genome encodes the following:
- a CDS encoding PAS-domain containing protein, which produces MRDSEEQEAPSELSGTASDAGPDWQTIVDSIDTSIRAFDADDRLVAWNKAFTEIAGTPPLEWRIGMTQYEVLEQLARRGYYGDGDPKELATKRLRTIRNNRDRGAPEEIAVLPRMFRTRKRFWREDGIQIATSRNIDQQTIIEQELANKSAILKTLFETLDQPACVINGDHRIIAWNDKFLELSGLDAKDAHEGMHILETLTSSARLGNLGEGDPEELARARYRKMWEKGAPAPHEVIHRAGGRTFDVHRGQLPDGGVVSIFNDVTERARAAEELREAKAQAENANAVKSDFLANMSHELRTPLNAIMGFAEMMIHTKFDDPDRYQEYAGDIRNSAELLLNIINDLLDLSRIEAGKTEFRLVTVNLYDCTSTCVDLIQRTDGAQRLTIENLVPSDFPNVQLDETFLRQALLNLLSNAVKATPDGGCITVTAEMSGYERFALTVTDTGIGMPPEMVETVFNPYDGSGNSYVRKEKGTGLGLSIVKRLVEMLRGDVSIVSVPGEGTAVRMDLPTAFTHPGSHTD; this is translated from the coding sequence ATGCGGGATTCAGAAGAACAAGAGGCCCCGTCGGAACTGTCCGGAACAGCTTCCGACGCCGGGCCCGACTGGCAGACCATCGTCGACAGCATCGATACGTCGATCCGCGCCTTTGACGCGGACGACCGACTCGTCGCCTGGAACAAAGCCTTTACCGAGATTGCCGGCACCCCTCCACTGGAATGGCGCATCGGCATGACCCAGTACGAGGTGCTGGAGCAGCTGGCGCGGCGCGGCTACTACGGCGACGGTGATCCGAAGGAACTTGCGACCAAACGGCTTCGCACCATCCGCAACAACCGCGACCGCGGCGCACCCGAAGAAATCGCCGTTCTGCCCCGCATGTTCCGAACCCGCAAACGATTCTGGCGGGAAGACGGCATCCAGATCGCCACCTCGCGCAATATCGACCAGCAAACGATCATCGAACAGGAACTGGCTAACAAATCCGCAATCCTGAAAACACTGTTCGAAACTCTGGATCAGCCGGCTTGCGTGATAAATGGCGACCATCGAATCATCGCCTGGAACGATAAGTTTCTGGAATTGAGCGGCCTTGATGCGAAAGACGCCCACGAGGGCATGCATATCCTCGAAACCCTGACCAGTTCCGCCCGCCTCGGCAATCTCGGCGAAGGCGACCCGGAAGAACTGGCCCGCGCCCGCTACCGGAAAATGTGGGAAAAAGGCGCCCCCGCCCCGCACGAAGTCATCCACCGGGCGGGCGGGCGGACATTCGACGTCCACCGGGGGCAGCTGCCGGACGGCGGCGTGGTTTCCATCTTCAACGACGTGACGGAACGTGCCCGCGCCGCCGAGGAATTGCGCGAGGCCAAGGCCCAGGCCGAGAACGCCAACGCGGTGAAATCCGATTTCCTCGCCAACATGAGCCACGAGCTGCGCACGCCGCTCAACGCCATCATGGGCTTCGCCGAGATGATGATTCACACCAAATTCGACGATCCCGACCGTTATCAGGAATATGCCGGCGACATCCGAAACAGCGCCGAGCTGCTGTTGAACATCATCAACGATCTGCTTGACCTGTCGCGGATCGAGGCGGGCAAGACCGAATTCCGTCTGGTTACCGTCAACCTGTATGACTGTACCTCGACCTGCGTTGACCTGATTCAACGGACGGACGGGGCCCAGCGCCTGACCATCGAAAACCTGGTGCCAAGTGACTTTCCCAATGTCCAGTTGGATGAGACCTTTCTGCGCCAGGCGTTGCTGAACCTGCTGTCCAACGCGGTCAAGGCGACGCCCGACGGCGGGTGCATCACCGTCACCGCCGAAATGTCCGGCTACGAGCGGTTCGCCCTGACCGTCACCGATACGGGCATCGGCATGCCACCGGAAATGGTCGAGACCGTGTTCAACCCCTATGACGGATCGGGGAACAGTTATGTGCGCAAGGAGAAAGGCACGGGCCTGGGCCTGTCGATCGTCAAGCGCCTGGTCGAAATGCTGCGTGGCGACGTTTCCATCGTCAGCGTGCCGGGCGAAGGGACGGCCGTGCGCATGGACCTGCCGACCGCCTTCACACACCCGGGCAGTCACACGGATTAG
- a CDS encoding aspartate-semialdehyde dehydrogenase, which yields MGYKVAVVGATGNVGREVLQIMAEREFPADEVVALASARSVGREISYGEDEVLKVQNLETYDFKGTDIVLSSPGAKVSAKYSPIAAAAGAVVIDNTSQFRMDPDVPLVVPEVNPDALAGYAKRNIIANPNCSTIQMVVALKPLHDLQPIKRVVVSTYQSVSGSGKAGMDELFNQTRGIYSNEPFHKYQEKFTKQIAFNCIPHIDVFMDDGSTKEEWKMVVETKKILDPDIAVHATCVRVPVFIGHSEAVNIEFEYPVSVEEARRALRKAPGVTVVDHQADEGYVTPIECAGEDPVYVSRIRKDPTVEHGISMWVVSDNLRKGAALNTVQIAEELIRAYMKKAA from the coding sequence ATGGGTTATAAAGTTGCCGTCGTCGGCGCCACGGGCAACGTGGGCCGCGAAGTTCTGCAGATCATGGCCGAGCGGGAATTCCCCGCCGACGAGGTCGTGGCACTGGCCTCCGCACGGTCGGTCGGCCGCGAGATTTCCTATGGCGAGGACGAAGTCCTCAAGGTGCAGAATCTCGAAACCTACGACTTCAAGGGCACGGACATCGTGCTGTCCAGCCCGGGCGCCAAGGTTTCGGCCAAGTATTCGCCGATCGCCGCCGCCGCCGGCGCCGTCGTGATCGATAACACCAGCCAGTTCCGCATGGACCCGGACGTGCCCCTGGTTGTGCCGGAAGTGAACCCGGACGCCCTGGCCGGTTATGCCAAGCGCAACATCATCGCCAATCCCAACTGCTCGACCATCCAGATGGTGGTGGCGCTGAAGCCGCTGCACGACCTGCAACCGATCAAGCGGGTGGTGGTGTCGACCTATCAGTCCGTGTCCGGGTCCGGCAAGGCCGGGATGGACGAACTGTTCAACCAGACGCGCGGCATCTATTCCAACGAGCCGTTCCACAAGTACCAGGAAAAGTTCACCAAGCAGATCGCCTTCAACTGCATTCCCCATATCGACGTGTTCATGGACGACGGGTCGACCAAGGAGGAATGGAAGATGGTGGTCGAGACCAAGAAGATCCTGGACCCGGACATCGCCGTTCATGCGACCTGCGTTCGTGTGCCCGTGTTCATCGGCCATTCGGAAGCGGTCAACATTGAGTTCGAATATCCGGTCAGTGTTGAAGAAGCGCGCCGCGCCCTGCGCAAGGCGCCCGGCGTGACCGTCGTCGACCACCAGGCCGACGAAGGCTATGTGACACCGATCGAATGCGCCGGCGAGGACCCGGTCTACGTGTCGCGCATCCGCAAGGACCCGACCGTCGAACACGGCATCAGCATGTGGGTTGTCTCCGACAACCTGCGCAAAGGGGCGGCATTGAACACGGTGCAGATCGCCGAGGAACTGATCCGCGCCTACATGAAGAAGGCGGCCTGA
- a CDS encoding cytochrome c produces the protein MTTQATQVTAPRHSRIGQWIGLGVIVLCVAIIGYIASQRPAEISLADAENHKQVEVGQLTYQQTCMACHGVKLKGKPSWEVGSAKQAGIPLSADGTTWHMSDRNLFDAIATGTRVKGGKTDRIHDTAFGKVQGGRLTDAEIWALIAYFKTTWTARQIESQKETGLRERPTAPAPK, from the coding sequence ATGACGACACAGGCGACGCAGGTGACCGCCCCCCGGCACAGCCGCATCGGCCAATGGATCGGCCTGGGCGTGATTGTTCTCTGCGTCGCCATCATCGGCTATATCGCCAGCCAGCGCCCGGCCGAAATCAGCCTGGCCGATGCGGAGAACCACAAACAGGTGGAGGTTGGCCAGCTGACCTATCAGCAGACCTGCATGGCCTGTCACGGGGTCAAGCTGAAAGGCAAGCCGTCGTGGGAGGTTGGCTCAGCCAAACAGGCCGGCATTCCGCTATCCGCCGACGGCACCACCTGGCACATGTCCGACCGCAATCTGTTCGACGCCATCGCCACCGGCACCCGCGTGAAGGGCGGCAAGACCGACCGTATTCACGACACGGCCTTTGGCAAAGTCCAGGGCGGGCGCCTGACGGATGCGGAAATCTGGGCCCTCATCGCCTACTTCAAGACCACCTGGACCGCGCGCCAGATCGAATCCCAAAAGGAAACGGGTCTGCGCGAACGGCCCACGGCCCCCGCGCCGAAATGA
- a CDS encoding multicopper oxidase family protein — protein MTGWPVTRRRALTGLGAAAGAALISVTLPPLARAKGNIRDVRLQAGPATARLVGPEGPETAVWAYNGRTPGPVIRAMQGERLRVHFKNTLEQPTTIHWHGIRLANAMDGVPYLTQDPVPPGGTFTYEFDAFDAGTYWYHPHFNSSEQVAMGLAGALIIDEPAPPEVDRDVLWVIDDWRLTKDAAIASFDRPFHDMVHGGRFGNTVTVNGQIAEDVPVTPGERIRLRIVNVANARIFRLIFTGHRPWLAAIDGHPVPPRQFDEGQLIIAPGSRADLIIDMTGKTGDRFTVIDNSPEGIRYRLADLAYGPTPATPPPARRAPEAWAENPLPEPDLDTATRLELVMEGGAMGGLESALYKGEKLTGRELARQHGMVWSFNGEVHPPMQYGEHSHPMFTFKKGESVILAIRNDTAFEHPIHLHGHTFRVLTRNGKPAPDQPWQDTVLLTVDGEAEIAFVADNPGDWMLHCHIMEHQKSGMMGHFRVG, from the coding sequence ATGACCGGCTGGCCGGTGACGCGCCGCCGGGCGCTGACCGGCCTGGGTGCGGCGGCGGGTGCCGCCCTGATTTCCGTCACCCTCCCGCCGCTGGCCCGCGCCAAGGGCAATATCCGCGACGTCCGCCTGCAGGCGGGTCCGGCCACGGCGCGGCTGGTCGGCCCGGAAGGCCCAGAGACCGCCGTCTGGGCCTATAATGGGCGCACACCGGGCCCCGTGATCCGGGCCATGCAGGGCGAACGCCTGCGCGTGCATTTCAAGAACACCCTGGAACAGCCGACCACGATCCACTGGCACGGCATCCGCCTGGCCAACGCCATGGACGGCGTGCCCTACCTGACCCAGGATCCGGTGCCGCCCGGCGGGACCTTCACCTACGAATTCGATGCCTTCGACGCCGGAACCTATTGGTACCACCCCCATTTCAATTCATCGGAACAGGTCGCCATGGGCCTGGCCGGGGCCCTGATCATCGACGAACCTGCCCCGCCCGAAGTCGACCGCGACGTGCTGTGGGTGATCGACGACTGGCGCCTGACCAAGGACGCGGCCATCGCCTCTTTCGACCGGCCCTTTCACGACATGGTTCACGGCGGGCGGTTCGGCAATACGGTGACCGTCAACGGCCAGATCGCCGAAGACGTGCCCGTGACCCCGGGTGAGCGCATCCGCCTGCGCATCGTCAATGTCGCCAACGCGCGCATCTTCCGCCTGATCTTCACCGGCCATCGGCCGTGGCTTGCCGCCATCGACGGCCATCCCGTGCCGCCCCGGCAGTTCGACGAAGGGCAGTTGATCATCGCCCCCGGATCGCGCGCCGACCTGATTATCGACATGACGGGCAAGACCGGCGACCGCTTCACCGTGATCGACAATTCGCCCGAGGGCATCCGCTACCGCCTGGCCGACCTGGCCTATGGCCCCACCCCGGCAACCCCGCCGCCGGCACGCAGGGCGCCCGAGGCCTGGGCCGAGAATCCATTGCCTGAGCCGGACCTGGACACCGCGACGCGCCTGGAACTGGTCATGGAAGGGGGTGCCATGGGCGGACTGGAAAGCGCCCTGTACAAGGGCGAAAAACTGACCGGCCGCGAATTGGCGCGTCAACACGGCATGGTCTGGTCGTTCAATGGGGAGGTCCATCCGCCCATGCAATACGGCGAACACAGCCACCCCATGTTCACCTTCAAGAAGGGGGAAAGCGTGATCCTGGCGATCCGCAACGACACCGCCTTCGAACACCCCATCCACCTGCATGGCCATACCTTCCGCGTGCTGACCCGGAACGGCAAGCCGGCCCCGGACCAGCCCTGGCAGGACACGGTGCTGCTTACCGTGGACGGCGAGGCGGAAATCGCCTTCGTCGCCGACAACCCGGGCGACTGGATGCTCCATTGTCACATCATGGAACACCAGAAGTCCGGGATGATGGGGCACTTCCGGGTCGGTTAG
- the ppc gene encoding phosphoenolpyruvate carboxylase, whose translation MVMTAGIDLTAEAEDIAKDQPLIEDIRLLGRLLGETVKAQQGDGVFDLIETIRRVSVQFHREDDLSARQALEDILRALDPALAVQVIRAFSYFSHLANIAEDHHHVRRTRHHAIAGSKPRRGTIADALDRAFSAGLSPAEVRAFFDSAQISPVLTAHPTEVRRQSMMHREIAIADLIARRERTDLTPDEQREVEDRLARAVLVLWQTNLLRQTRLDVMDEVTNGLTYFDHTFFTELPRLFAEVEDRLAAAGADTDTAALPSFLMIGSWIGGDRDGNPFVDADVLRGTLRRHSEKALTFYLQEVHKLGQELPLSSLIVDVSPALAEFAAGSPDTSPHRNAEPYRRALSRIYARLAATQQHLNGITPARAPLGEAAPYGSARELSDDLRVIHDSLAQHGSLALTKGRLRHLRRAVDCFGFHLARLDLRQGSDVHNATLAELLDAADPGTGYLDMNEQARRDLLGAELQRRRPLIIPRHAYSVMTAKELAVLRTARDGLDRYGADAIRTAIVSNTREASDILCLAVLLKEAGLIDEAGQSSLNLVPLFETIDDLRRSVEIMDALLSTPAYRRLVDSRDGLQEIMLGYSDSNKDGGYVTSGWELYKAETGLVDLCKRHGVKLRLFHGRGGSVGRGGGPSFDAILAQPAGAVDGQIRLTEQGEIISSKYTNPEVGRRNLEIHVAATLEASLLHPSDGPVPEAFTGAMDRLSDLAFRAYRDLVFETPGFNDYFRASTVIDEISTLNIGSRPASRKASGQITDLRAIPWVFSWSQCRIMLPGWYGFGSAVQAWRDEAGDGALDLLRQMHRDWPFFATLLSNMDMVLAKSNMAIASRYADLLPDKALRDTIFNRIREERIATITALFEITGNDRLLAGNALLARSIKNRFPYIDPLNHLQVDLLRAHRGGADDPKVLRGLLLSINGISAGLRNSG comes from the coding sequence ATGGTCATGACGGCAGGCATCGACTTGACGGCGGAAGCCGAGGACATCGCGAAGGACCAACCGCTGATCGAAGACATCCGGCTACTCGGCCGATTGCTCGGAGAGACGGTGAAGGCACAGCAGGGCGACGGCGTGTTCGACCTGATCGAAACCATCCGCCGCGTGTCCGTGCAGTTCCACCGCGAGGACGACCTGTCGGCGCGGCAGGCGCTGGAGGATATCCTCCGCGCCCTTGATCCCGCATTAGCGGTCCAGGTCATTCGCGCCTTCAGCTATTTTTCCCACCTGGCGAACATCGCCGAGGACCACCACCACGTGCGGCGCACCCGCCACCACGCCATCGCCGGATCGAAGCCCCGGCGGGGAACCATCGCCGACGCCCTTGACCGGGCCTTCAGCGCCGGCCTTTCCCCGGCCGAGGTTCGGGCGTTCTTCGACAGCGCCCAGATCAGCCCCGTGCTGACGGCACACCCGACCGAAGTACGTCGGCAAAGCATGATGCACCGCGAGATCGCCATCGCGGACCTGATCGCGCGGCGCGAGCGCACCGACCTGACACCCGATGAACAGCGGGAGGTCGAGGACCGTCTGGCCCGGGCCGTTCTGGTTCTGTGGCAGACCAACCTGCTGCGCCAGACGCGCCTGGATGTCATGGACGAGGTCACCAACGGCCTGACCTACTTTGACCATACCTTTTTCACCGAACTGCCGCGCCTGTTCGCGGAGGTCGAGGACCGTCTTGCTGCGGCCGGCGCCGATACGGACACGGCCGCCCTGCCGTCGTTCCTGATGATCGGCAGTTGGATCGGCGGCGACCGGGATGGCAATCCCTTCGTCGATGCCGACGTCCTGCGGGGCACCCTGCGCCGGCATAGCGAGAAGGCGCTGACCTTCTACCTGCAGGAGGTTCATAAGCTCGGGCAGGAGCTTCCCCTATCCTCGTTGATCGTGGACGTGTCGCCGGCCCTTGCGGAATTCGCCGCCGGGTCGCCGGACACCTCACCGCACCGCAATGCGGAGCCCTATCGCCGCGCCCTTAGTCGCATTTACGCCCGCTTGGCTGCGACGCAGCAGCACCTGAACGGAATCACCCCAGCGCGCGCGCCGCTGGGCGAGGCCGCACCCTACGGCAGCGCCCGCGAGCTGAGCGACGACCTTCGGGTCATTCACGACTCACTTGCGCAGCACGGCTCCCTCGCGTTGACCAAGGGCCGGTTGCGCCATCTGCGCCGGGCCGTCGACTGCTTCGGATTCCACCTTGCCCGCCTTGACCTGCGGCAGGGGTCGGACGTTCACAACGCAACCCTGGCGGAACTGCTGGACGCGGCCGACCCCGGCACTGGCTATCTGGACATGAACGAACAGGCGCGGCGCGATCTTCTCGGCGCCGAACTGCAGCGCCGGCGCCCCCTGATCATCCCGCGCCACGCCTATTCCGTAATGACGGCGAAGGAACTGGCCGTGCTGCGGACGGCCCGCGACGGGCTGGACAGATACGGCGCGGACGCCATCCGCACCGCCATCGTGTCCAACACCCGGGAAGCCTCCGACATCCTATGCCTGGCGGTCCTGTTGAAGGAAGCCGGTCTGATCGACGAGGCGGGGCAGAGCAGCCTCAACCTGGTGCCTTTGTTCGAAACCATCGACGACCTGCGCCGTTCGGTCGAAATCATGGACGCCCTGCTGTCGACGCCCGCCTACCGCCGTCTGGTCGACAGCCGCGACGGGCTGCAGGAAATCATGCTGGGCTATTCCGACAGCAACAAGGACGGCGGCTACGTCACTTCTGGGTGGGAACTGTACAAGGCCGAGACGGGCCTGGTTGATCTGTGCAAACGCCACGGCGTCAAACTGCGCCTGTTCCATGGCCGGGGCGGGTCCGTCGGGCGCGGCGGCGGTCCCAGCTTCGACGCCATCCTGGCGCAGCCGGCGGGTGCCGTCGACGGCCAGATCCGCCTGACTGAACAGGGCGAGATCATCTCGTCCAAATACACCAACCCGGAAGTCGGCCGACGCAACCTGGAAATTCACGTCGCGGCGACGCTTGAGGCCTCGCTGCTGCACCCGTCCGACGGCCCCGTGCCCGAGGCATTCACCGGGGCCATGGATCGGCTGTCAGATCTGGCTTTCCGCGCCTACCGCGACCTGGTGTTCGAGACACCCGGGTTCAACGACTACTTCCGTGCCTCGACCGTCATCGACGAGATTTCGACCCTGAACATCGGATCGCGGCCGGCATCGCGCAAGGCGTCCGGGCAGATCACCGACCTGCGCGCCATCCCCTGGGTGTTCAGTTGGTCGCAATGCCGGATCATGCTGCCGGGATGGTACGGATTCGGGTCGGCCGTTCAGGCCTGGCGGGACGAAGCGGGCGACGGCGCCCTTGACCTGCTGCGCCAAATGCACCGCGACTGGCCGTTCTTTGCCACCTTGCTGTCGAACATGGACATGGTGCTGGCCAAATCGAACATGGCGATCGCCTCGCGCTATGCGGACCTGCTGCCGGACAAGGCCTTGCGCGATACCATTTTCAACCGCATCCGCGAGGAACGCATCGCGACCATCACGGCGCTGTTCGAAATCACCGGCAACGACCGGTTGCTCGCCGGCAATGCGCTTCTCGCCCGATCCATCAAGAACCGCTTCCCTTACATCGACCCGTTGAACCACCTGCAGGTCGACCTGCTGCGCGCCCATCGGGGCGGCGCCGACGACCCCAAGGTGCTGCGCGGCCTGCTGCTCTCCATCAACGGCATTTCGGCGGGCCTGCGCAACAGCGGGTAA
- a CDS encoding exo-alpha-sialidase translates to MSDLLQVATRKGLFEIARKNGGWDIVASHFLGDPISAVLSIDGMTLAAPDLGHFGPKLWRRDGKGKWSEMAMPTFPEKPADADDDPHPWTLGRIWNFTPGGAPGRLYAGTMPGGLFRSDDMGETWSLVEELWRHPGRKQWFGVAGGEQPGLSSVLVDPRDPAHVTVGVSTGGVWATRDEGKTWNVINKGMTNAYMPPDQQGDPIPQDIHQLAQCPAHPDVMWCQHHSAIFRSTDGGENWVMVTAAKPTGFGFAVQAHPTDGDTAWFVPAEKDERRIPKDGKLVVSRTRDGGKTFEVLSKGLPQRHAYDLVYRHALAVDETGERLAFGSTSGGFWISEDAGDSWQALDARLPPIAAVKFA, encoded by the coding sequence ATGAGTGATCTGTTGCAGGTAGCGACCCGCAAGGGCCTGTTTGAAATCGCCCGCAAGAACGGCGGCTGGGACATCGTCGCCAGCCATTTCCTGGGCGATCCCATTTCCGCCGTGCTGAGCATCGATGGCATGACCCTGGCCGCCCCCGACCTGGGCCATTTCGGGCCCAAGCTGTGGCGCCGCGACGGCAAGGGCAAATGGTCGGAAATGGCCATGCCGACCTTTCCGGAAAAGCCGGCGGATGCTGACGACGACCCGCACCCCTGGACGCTTGGCCGTATCTGGAATTTCACGCCGGGCGGTGCGCCGGGGCGGCTTTACGCCGGGACCATGCCGGGCGGCCTGTTCCGCTCCGACGACATGGGCGAAACTTGGTCCCTGGTCGAGGAACTGTGGCGGCATCCCGGCCGCAAGCAATGGTTCGGCGTTGCCGGGGGCGAGCAGCCGGGGTTGTCCTCGGTCCTGGTCGATCCCCGCGACCCCGCCCATGTCACCGTCGGCGTGTCCACGGGCGGCGTCTGGGCGACGCGGGATGAAGGCAAAACCTGGAACGTCATCAACAAGGGCATGACCAACGCATACATGCCGCCGGATCAGCAGGGCGACCCCATCCCCCAGGACATCCATCAGCTCGCCCAATGCCCCGCCCATCCCGACGTCATGTGGTGCCAGCACCACAGCGCCATCTTCCGCTCCACCGACGGCGGCGAGAACTGGGTGATGGTGACGGCGGCCAAGCCCACGGGCTTCGGCTTCGCTGTGCAGGCCCATCCGACGGACGGCGACACGGCCTGGTTCGTGCCGGCGGAAAAGGATGAGCGGCGCATCCCCAAGGACGGTAAGCTGGTCGTCTCGCGCACCCGCGACGGCGGCAAGACCTTCGAGGTTCTGTCCAAGGGCCTGCCACAACGCCATGCCTATGACTTGGTCTACCGCCACGCGCTGGCCGTCGACGAAACAGGCGAGCGGCTGGCCTTCGGGTCGACCTCGGGCGGGTTCTGGATATCCGAGGACGCGGGCGACAGTTGGCAGGCGTTGGACGCGCGCCTGCCGCCGATCGCGGCCGTGAAATTCGCCTGA
- a CDS encoding MoaD/ThiS family protein, translating to MATVHFTSQLERFLPAPSVDVGAEAPTLGAALAAVFADHPALKSYILDDQGALRRHVAVFVAGKPVRDREKLTDPVGPDEEIHVFQALSGG from the coding sequence ATGGCGACCGTGCATTTCACCAGCCAGCTTGAACGCTTCCTGCCGGCCCCCAGTGTCGACGTGGGGGCCGAAGCCCCGACCCTGGGGGCGGCGTTGGCCGCCGTGTTCGCGGACCATCCGGCGCTGAAAAGCTACATCCTGGATGACCAGGGAGCGCTGCGCCGTCATGTCGCGGTGTTCGTCGCGGGCAAGCCGGTCCGGGACCGCGAGAAATTGACCGACCCCGTGGGGCCGGACGAAGAAATCCACGTATTCCAGGCCCTGTCCGGTGGATGA
- a CDS encoding SRPBCC domain-containing protein, which translates to MTSQIKTASTDADALIVTRRFAAPRALVFRMFTEPRHVVRWLGCAPESDVTFRNDLRVGGEFVSEGRMPDGTVNRVWGVYREISEPDRLVFTWSWEAGGFKGADTLVTVALAEQDGGTDLTLRHEAFTDDEARDLHGQGWGMCFDKIATLLAAG; encoded by the coding sequence ATGACCTCACAGATCAAAACAGCCTCGACCGACGCCGACGCCCTGATCGTCACGCGCCGGTTCGCCGCCCCCAGGGCGCTCGTCTTCCGCATGTTCACGGAGCCGCGGCATGTCGTCCGCTGGCTGGGCTGCGCACCGGAAAGCGATGTCACCTTCCGCAACGACCTGCGCGTGGGCGGCGAATTCGTTTCCGAAGGCCGCATGCCCGACGGCACCGTCAACCGCGTGTGGGGTGTGTACCGCGAGATATCCGAACCGGACCGTCTGGTCTTCACCTGGTCCTGGGAAGCCGGCGGTTTCAAGGGCGCGGACACCCTGGTCACCGTGGCCCTGGCGGAACAGGACGGCGGCACGGACCTGACCCTGCGCCACGAAGCTTTCACCGACGACGAAGCGCGCGACCTGCACGGCCAGGGCTGGGGCATGTGCTTCGACAAGATCGCCACCCTTCTGGCGGCCGGGTGA
- a CDS encoding SRPBCC domain-containing protein, with protein MDSIEPAELDTPRTTLLLTRTFAAPRALLFKLWTQPEHIVRWWGCAEAGDVDFTNDLRVGGEFTAVMQLSNGHTHRITGVYCKIEEPARLVFTWSWENTDGFQGGETLVTVTFADKDGQTELTLRHESFTQEDHRDAHGEGWGASLDRLGGYLADCNG; from the coding sequence ATGGATTCCATCGAACCCGCGGAACTCGACACACCCCGCACGACCTTGCTGCTGACTCGCACCTTCGCGGCACCCCGCGCCCTGTTGTTCAAACTGTGGACCCAGCCGGAACATATCGTTCGCTGGTGGGGCTGCGCCGAAGCGGGCGACGTCGATTTCACCAACGACCTTAGGGTCGGCGGCGAATTCACCGCGGTTATGCAATTGTCTAACGGTCATACGCACCGCATCACCGGCGTCTACTGCAAGATCGAGGAACCGGCGCGTCTGGTCTTCACCTGGTCCTGGGAAAACACGGACGGCTTCCAGGGCGGTGAGACCCTGGTCACGGTGACGTTCGCGGACAAGGACGGCCAGACGGAACTGACGCTGCGCCACGAATCCTTCACCCAGGAAGACCACCGTGACGCCCATGGCGAGGGCTGGGGCGCCAGCCTCGACCGCCTTGGCGGCTACCTCGCTGATTGCAACGGTTGA